aaaactgttttactgcagaaaaaaacgttgctctcgcgaaagatgacattatgcagaaatgctgcagaaaagaacggtttttctccagcatttctgtttttctgcagaataactgaatcaAGTCATCATCCACCAAGGATAAGTGTTTGCGCGGTATGTCGACTTCGCTTTGACTGCCAAGTTCGAGTCTGTTGCGGGACGACGCACCTTTGACTGTGCCAAGTTCGAGTCTGTTGCGGGACGACGCACCTTTGACTGTGCCAAGTTCGAGTCTGTTGCGGGACGACGCACCTTTGTCAACCAATCCTGTGTGAGTGACCGTGTTCTTTACATTCACTCATTACCCTGCTTGGTCGTATTTTGTCCTCATCTTCTCTTATTCCTGTGGCTTGAAACTTGGTAAAACGCACGAAAATACCATACTCTTTAAAACAGTAGGCCTACATGTAAATGCATATGCCGTGGACCTGCTTTCAGTGCAAATGATATGCCGTGGACCTGCTTTCAGTGTAAATGCATATGCCGTGGACCTGCTTTCAGTGCAAATCGGGAGCCGAAAGAAATTTCTGCTTGAAATTGTCTTCGTGAGTACTGAAAATTATGTATGtggaaaaatgttttattttatataACATAATATATTTATTAAATATAAGCTATAAATTATCTCTAGATACCATTTGTTCAGCTTGAAAGCATCACAGTTATCTTTGTAAGTACTATACTTGGTGTTGTATTACTGGCAGACTTCACATTGGTGAGGCGGAAACTGATGATGCAGAAGCTCTGGAAGCTGAAGATGGAGGTGATGTGGAAGCTGATGTGGAGGCAGATGTGGAGGCAGATGTGGAGGCAGAAGCTGATGAGGGAGAAGGAAACTTCAGCTTGAATTTGTCTTCGTGAGTAGGCCtactgatttttttttgtatttatgttgttgctatgttaccttaacttAAAGGGGCCCTCCAGACTTATTGTTGGCAGATCTTTTTATTAGCCTATTAGAACAGTCACCTTGAAAAATGTCTTTGACCAAATTTGTAGGTATCAGAAGTACCTATAAATACGCCGTACGAGCCAACAACTCTTACCTCGGAAATGACCTTTTCAAACCGAGCAGACAGACACAATGCCCTTTAAACACACCACATTTTGTATTTGCCTAAAAGCTATAAATTATCTTTCGATACCATTTGTTCAGCTTGAAAAGGGATGTCGAAGCTGAAGATGGAGGTGATGTCGAAGCTGAAGATGGAGGTGATGTCGAAGCTGAAGATGGAGGTGATGTCGAAGCTGAAGATGGAGGTGATGTCGAAGCTGGAGGTGATGTTGAAGATGGAGGTGATGTTGAAGATGGAGGTGATGTTGAAGATGGAGGTGATGTTGAAGATGGAGGTGATGTCGAAGATGGAGGTGATGTTGAAGCTGGAGGTGATGTCGAAGATGGAGGTGATGCTGAAGATGGAGGTGATGTTGAAGCTGGAGGTGATGTTGAAGATGGAGGTGATGTTGAAGCTGAAGATGGAGGTGATGTTGAAGATGGAGGTGATGTTGAAGATGGAGGTGATGCTGAAGATGGAGGTGATGTTGAAGATGGAGGTGATGTTGAAGATGGAGGTGATGTCGAAGATGGAGGTGATGTCGAAGATGGAGGTGATGTCGAAGATGGAGGTGATGTTGAAGATGGAGGTGATGTTGAAGATGGAGGTGATGTCGAAGATGGAGGTGATGTCGAAGATGGAGGTGATGTTGAAGATGGAGGTGATGTTGAAGATGGAGGTGATGTCGAAGCTGAAGATGGAGGTGATGTCGAAGCTGAAGATGGAGGTGATGTTGAAGATGGAGGTGATGTTGAAGATGGAGGTGATGTTGAAGATGGAGGTGATGTCGAAGCTGAAGATGGAGGTGATGTTGAAGATGGAGGTGATGTCGAAGATGGAGGTGATGTTGAAGATGGAGGTGATGTTAAAGCTGAAGATGGAGGTGATGTCGGAGATGGAGGTGATGTTGAAGATGGAGGTGATGTTGAAGCTGGAGGTGATGTTGAAGATGGAGGTGATGTTGAAGATGGAGGTGATGTTGAAGATGGAGGTGATGTTGAAGATGGAGGTGATGCTGAAGATGGAGGTGATGTTGAAGATGGAGGTGATGTTGAAGCTGGAGGTGATGTTGAAGATGGAGGTGATGTTGAAGATGGAGGTGATGCTGAAGATGGAGGTGATGTCGAAGCTGAAGATGGAGGTGATGTCGAAGATGAAGATGGAGGTGACGTTGAAGCTGAAGATGGAGGTGATGTCGAAGCTGAAGATGGAGGTGACGTTGAAGCTGAAGATGGAGGTGATGTTGAAGCTGAAGATGGAGGTGACGTTGAAGCTGAAGATGGAGGTGATGTTGAAGCTGGAGATGGAGGTGATGTCGAAGCTGAAGATGGAGGTGATGTTGAAGATGGAGGTGATGTTGAAGATGGAGGTGATGTTGAAGATGGAGGTGATGTCGAAGCTGAAGATGGAGGTGATGTCGAAGCTGAAGATGGAGGTGATGTTGAAGATGGAGGTGATGTTGAAGATGGAGGTGATGTCGAAGCTGAAGATGGAGGTGATGTTGAAGATGGAGGTGATGTTGAAGATGGAGGTGATGTTGAAGCTGAAGATGGAGGTGATGTCGAAGCTGAAGATGGAGGTGATGTCGAAGCTGAAGATGGAGGTGATGTCGAAGCTGA
This region of Littorina saxatilis isolate snail1 linkage group LG8, US_GU_Lsax_2.0, whole genome shotgun sequence genomic DNA includes:
- the LOC138974865 gene encoding uncharacterized protein, which gives rise to MDTDELIEGLPDGFESAINEYVLGLLQECRLFLGGEYHRSFSFDITSIFSFDITSILSFDITSIFSFDITSILSFDITSIFSFDITSIFSFDITYIFSFDITSIFSFDITSIFSFDITSILSFDITSIFSFDITSIFSFDITSIFSFDITSIFSFNITSIFNITSIFNITSIFSFDITSIFNITSIFNITSIFSFDITSIFSFDITSIFNITSIFNITSIFNITSIFSFDITSISSFNITSIFSFNVTSIFSFNITSIFSFNVTSIFSFDITSIFSFNVTSIFIFDITSIFSFDITSIFSITSIFNITSIFNITSSFNITSIFNITSIFSITSIFNITSIFNITSIFNITSIFNITSSFNITSIFNITSISDITSIFSFNITSIFNITSIFDITSIFNITSIFSFDITSIFNITSIFNITSIFNITSIFSFDITSIFSFDITSIFNITSIFNITSIFDITSIFSSTSPPSSTSPPSSTSPPSSTSPPSSTSPPSSTSPPSSASPPSFNITSIFNITSSFNITSIFSITSIFDITSSFNITSIFDITSIFNITSIFNITSIFNITSIFNITSSFDITSIFSFDITSIFSFDITSIFSFDITSIFSFDIPFQAEQMLKFPSPSSASASTSASTSASTSASTSPPSSASRASASSVSASPM